A stretch of Haloprofundus halophilus DNA encodes these proteins:
- a CDS encoding O-acetylhomoserine aminocarboxypropyltransferase/cysteine synthase family protein — protein sequence MTRGFRTRSLHAGHAPDPVTGARAPPIYQTTSYVFDDADRAADLYALDAEGDVYSRISNPTVRILEDRLADLEGGTGAVATASGMAAFDSATSILASAGDNVVASADAYGGTSAYLSKMASRRGIETRTVETLDYDAYAEAIDGETAFVHVETIANPSLVTPDFERVAEIAHNNGAPLFVDNTFATPALCRPLEHGADIVWESTTKWLHGSGTTVGGILVDGGSFPWADHAEKYPELAGENPAFGVDFSERFGDAAFATAARQRAVRSLGNQQSPFDAWQTLQGLETLPLRMDRHCENARIVAEYLADHDEVAWVTHPGLDSHPTHDNAARYLADFGGMVTFGLEGGYEASKTFCEETELASFLANIGDAKTLVIHPASTTHAQLTEEEQRAAGVRPDMLRFSVGIENPEDILADVERSIDRATRSGGET from the coding sequence ATGACTCGCGGCTTCAGAACCCGGAGCCTCCACGCCGGGCACGCGCCGGACCCCGTGACAGGCGCGCGAGCGCCGCCCATCTACCAGACCACGTCGTACGTCTTCGACGACGCCGACCGCGCGGCCGACCTGTACGCGCTCGACGCCGAGGGCGACGTCTACTCGCGCATCTCGAACCCGACCGTCCGAATCCTCGAAGACCGTCTCGCCGACCTCGAAGGCGGCACCGGGGCCGTCGCCACCGCCTCGGGGATGGCGGCGTTCGACAGCGCGACCAGCATTCTGGCCTCCGCGGGCGACAACGTCGTCGCCAGCGCCGACGCCTACGGCGGGACGAGCGCCTACCTCTCGAAGATGGCCAGCAGACGGGGCATCGAGACCCGAACCGTCGAGACGCTCGACTACGACGCCTACGCCGAGGCAATCGACGGAGAGACTGCCTTCGTCCACGTCGAGACCATCGCCAACCCGTCGCTCGTGACCCCCGACTTCGAGCGCGTGGCCGAGATCGCCCACAACAACGGCGCGCCGCTGTTCGTCGACAACACGTTCGCGACGCCGGCGCTGTGTCGCCCGCTCGAACACGGCGCGGACATCGTCTGGGAGTCGACGACGAAGTGGCTCCACGGCTCCGGGACGACTGTCGGCGGCATCCTCGTCGACGGCGGGTCGTTCCCGTGGGCCGACCACGCGGAGAAGTACCCGGAACTCGCGGGCGAGAACCCCGCGTTCGGCGTCGACTTCTCGGAGCGCTTCGGCGACGCGGCGTTCGCCACCGCGGCGCGACAGCGCGCCGTCCGTTCGCTCGGCAACCAGCAGTCGCCGTTCGACGCCTGGCAGACCTTGCAAGGGCTCGAAACCCTCCCCCTCCGGATGGACCGCCACTGCGAGAACGCCCGCATCGTCGCCGAGTACCTCGCCGACCACGACGAGGTAGCGTGGGTGACCCATCCCGGGCTGGACTCGCATCCGACGCACGATAACGCCGCCCGCTACCTCGCGGATTTCGGCGGCATGGTCACGTTCGGTCTCGAAGGCGGCTACGAGGCGAGCAAGACGTTCTGCGAGGAGACGGAACTCGCGTCCTTCCTCGCGAACATCGGCGACGCGAAGACGCTCGTCATCCACCCCGCCTCGACGACCCACGCCCAGTTGACGGAGGAGGAACAGCGCGCGGCGGGCGTTCGCCCGGACATGCTCCGCTTCTCGGTCGGCATCGAGAACCCGGAAGATATCTTGGCGGACGTAGAGCGCAGCATCGACCGAGCGACACGTTCCGGCGGAGAAACATGA
- a CDS encoding ABC transporter ATP-binding protein, producing the protein MPAIELSDVTKRYGDVTAVRDLDLTVSEGEVFGFLGPNGAGKSTTINMLLDFVRPTSGTVRVLGHDAQRESVTVRQRTGVLPEGFDVYDRLTGRKHIEFAIRSKEVDVSPDEMLARVGLSDAADRKAGGYSKGMRQRLALGMALVGDPDLLILDEPSSGLDPAGAKEMRDIVRSEADRGATVFFSSHVLGQVESVCDRVGIMREGELIAEDSIESLREAAGGDETLVLTVDSASQDDLDAVRALDGVSGATTDGGTVTVSCNSGAKTTVIAALEDQGVTVRDFETQSASLEDLFLAYTESEEKREVSA; encoded by the coding sequence ATGCCAGCTATCGAACTGTCGGACGTGACCAAGCGGTACGGCGACGTGACCGCCGTCCGCGACCTCGACCTCACGGTCTCGGAGGGCGAGGTGTTCGGCTTCCTCGGACCGAACGGCGCGGGGAAATCGACGACGATAAACATGTTGTTGGATTTCGTCCGCCCCACCTCGGGGACGGTCCGCGTGCTGGGCCACGACGCCCAGCGCGAGAGCGTCACCGTCCGGCAGCGAACCGGCGTGCTCCCGGAGGGATTCGACGTGTACGACCGCCTCACGGGGCGTAAACACATCGAGTTCGCGATCCGCTCGAAGGAAGTCGACGTCTCCCCCGACGAGATGCTCGCGCGCGTCGGTCTCTCCGACGCCGCCGACCGGAAGGCGGGCGGCTACTCGAAGGGGATGCGCCAGCGCCTCGCGCTCGGGATGGCGCTCGTCGGCGACCCGGACCTCCTGATTTTGGACGAACCCTCGTCGGGGCTGGACCCCGCCGGAGCCAAGGAGATGCGCGACATCGTGCGCAGCGAGGCCGACCGCGGCGCGACCGTGTTCTTCTCCAGTCACGTGTTGGGACAGGTCGAGTCCGTCTGCGACCGCGTCGGCATCATGCGCGAGGGCGAACTCATCGCCGAGGACAGCATCGAGAGCCTCCGCGAGGCGGCGGGCGGCGACGAGACGCTCGTACTCACCGTCGACAGCGCCAGTCAGGACGACCTCGACGCCGTCCGCGCGCTCGACGGCGTCTCGGGCGCGACGACCGACGGCGGCACCGTCACCGTCTCCTGTAACAGCGGCGCGAAGACGACAGTCATCGCCGCGCTCGAAGACCAGGGCGTGACGGTTCGAGACTTCGAGACGCAGTCGGCGTCGCTGGAGGACCTGTTCCTCGCGTACACCGAGAGCGAGGAGAAACGGGAGGTGTCGGCATGA
- the metX gene encoding homoserine O-acetyltransferase MetX has translation MTTVDRDTVSLGEFEFECGESVDDLRIAYESYGEFTGDNAVLVCHALTGSQHVADVDRSAWSRDDAGVGEADEAEAEGDTAAQTAGQARAWWNDVVGPGKAIDTSEYYVVCANVPGSCYGSSGPSSDGPDGEPWGTDFPPVTVGDWTRAQRRLLDALGVGRLHAVVGGSVGGMNALDWARRYPDDVTRLVVVAAAARLDPQCLALDAVARRAITTDPDWNGGDYYGKSEPENGLALARQLGHVMYLSKSSMAQKFGRRSAGRDAHRETFPSDPAASFFPYRDVESYLDYNADSFVDRFDANSYLYLTRAMDDFDLREGYDSDADALAAFAGEALLLSFTADWHFTVEQSESLAEAFRSSDVPVAHHVVDSDHGHDAFLVEPENVGPPVADFLEDGVEGRAITDTAVESDGGTETEFAPVHSSLFST, from the coding sequence ATGACGACAGTCGACCGCGACACCGTCTCGCTGGGCGAGTTCGAGTTCGAGTGCGGCGAGTCCGTCGACGACCTGCGAATCGCCTACGAGTCGTACGGCGAGTTCACCGGCGACAACGCCGTCTTGGTCTGCCACGCGCTCACGGGGAGCCAGCACGTCGCCGACGTGGACCGGTCGGCGTGGTCGCGCGACGACGCCGGCGTCGGCGAGGCGGACGAAGCAGAAGCCGAAGGCGACACCGCCGCACAGACCGCCGGACAGGCTCGCGCGTGGTGGAACGACGTCGTCGGCCCCGGCAAAGCCATCGACACCTCCGAGTACTACGTCGTCTGCGCGAACGTCCCCGGGTCGTGTTACGGCAGTTCCGGCCCGTCGAGCGACGGTCCCGACGGCGAACCGTGGGGGACCGACTTCCCCCCCGTGACCGTCGGCGACTGGACGCGCGCGCAGCGCCGCCTGCTCGACGCGCTCGGCGTCGGCCGCCTCCACGCCGTCGTCGGCGGCAGCGTCGGCGGGATGAACGCGCTCGACTGGGCGCGGCGCTACCCCGACGACGTGACCCGACTGGTCGTCGTCGCCGCCGCCGCCCGCCTCGACCCGCAGTGCCTCGCGCTCGACGCCGTCGCCCGCCGCGCCATCACGACCGACCCCGACTGGAACGGCGGCGACTACTACGGAAAATCGGAGCCGGAGAACGGACTGGCGCTCGCGCGGCAGTTGGGCCACGTGATGTACCTCTCGAAGTCGTCGATGGCCCAGAAGTTCGGCCGGCGCTCGGCGGGCCGCGACGCCCACCGCGAGACGTTTCCGTCGGACCCCGCGGCCTCATTCTTCCCGTACCGCGACGTGGAGTCGTATCTCGACTACAACGCCGACAGCTTCGTCGACCGCTTCGACGCCAACTCCTACCTCTACCTGACGCGGGCGATGGACGACTTCGACCTCCGTGAGGGGTACGACTCGGACGCCGACGCACTGGCGGCGTTCGCGGGGGAAGCCCTGCTGCTCTCCTTCACCGCCGACTGGCACTTCACCGTCGAGCAGTCCGAGTCGCTCGCGGAGGCGTTTCGGAGTTCGGACGTTCCAGTCGCCCACCACGTCGTCGACTCCGACCACGGCCACGACGCGTTCCTCGTCGAACCGGAGAACGTCGGCCCGCCCGTCGCGGACTTCCTCGAAGACGGCGTCGAGGGTCGCGCCATCACCGATACGGCCGTCGAGAGCGACGGGGGCACTGAAACCGAGTTCGCGCCCGTCCACTCCAGTCTGTTCTCGACCTGA
- the ligA gene encoding NAD-dependent DNA ligase LigA, giving the protein MSDESSNPYLRDPSTEFEPVEDLSEDEAETQAEQLREAVREHDHRYYVENDPIVADRTYDALFARLRELEDEFSLQTDDSPTRRVGGEPMDGLETVEHVAPMLSIDQSVEADDVRAWADRVRSEVGETEFVCEPKFDGLSLEVIYEDGAYRRAATRGNGREGDDVTEQVRRIRSIPSRLRGDYPDDLAVRGEVFMPRDAFQEHNRARVERGKDPFANPRNAAAGTLRQLDPNVVAERPLDCFFYDVLRASIDFETNADEYEAFDDYGLKTNDRIEVVDDIEDVIAYRDRTMGARDELNYEIDGVVIKVNDREKCEELGATARSIRWAFAYKFPARTEVTTVQNIVVQVGRTGRLTPVALLDPVDVGGVTVSRATLHNADEIAELGVSVGDRVRIKRAGDVIPYVEEVVENGEEGHFEFPEHCPVCGSAVERDGPIAYCTGGLACDAQLERAIEHYASRDALDIEGLGGERVQQLLDAGLVESLPGLYDLTREELAELDGWGETSADNLVSELEAAKAPALPEFLTAIGIPDVGLATARDLANEFGSLDAVMDADAEGLEAVDGIGSTVAGKVREFFESEENRETIAALRERGVEPQEHETENGGDELSGLTFVFTGAMSVTRDDAEALVQAHGANATGSVSGNTDYLVVGDSPGQSKLDDADANDVPVLEEDEFAELLAEYDVEYEP; this is encoded by the coding sequence ATGAGCGACGAGTCGTCGAATCCGTACCTCCGCGACCCATCGACCGAGTTCGAGCCCGTCGAGGACCTCTCGGAGGACGAAGCCGAAACACAGGCCGAACAGCTACGCGAGGCCGTCCGCGAGCACGACCACCGCTACTACGTCGAGAACGACCCGATCGTCGCCGACCGGACGTACGACGCGCTGTTCGCGCGATTGCGGGAACTGGAGGACGAGTTCAGTCTGCAGACCGACGACAGCCCGACGCGTCGCGTCGGCGGCGAACCGATGGACGGGTTGGAGACGGTCGAACACGTCGCCCCCATGCTCTCCATCGACCAGAGCGTCGAGGCCGACGACGTTCGAGCGTGGGCCGACCGCGTCCGCTCGGAGGTCGGTGAGACCGAGTTCGTCTGCGAACCGAAGTTCGACGGCCTCTCGCTGGAAGTGATCTACGAGGACGGGGCGTACCGGCGGGCAGCGACCCGCGGCAACGGCCGCGAGGGCGACGACGTGACCGAGCAAGTCCGCAGAATCCGCTCGATTCCGTCGCGTCTCCGCGGCGACTACCCCGACGACCTCGCCGTCCGCGGCGAGGTGTTCATGCCCCGCGACGCGTTCCAGGAGCACAACAGAGCGCGCGTCGAGCGCGGCAAGGACCCCTTCGCCAACCCGCGCAACGCCGCCGCCGGGACGCTCCGCCAGCTCGACCCGAACGTCGTCGCCGAGCGACCGCTCGACTGCTTCTTCTACGACGTTCTGCGCGCCTCTATCGACTTCGAGACGAACGCCGACGAGTACGAGGCGTTCGACGACTACGGGTTGAAGACGAACGACCGAATCGAGGTCGTCGACGACATCGAAGACGTGATAGCGTACCGCGACCGGACGATGGGCGCCCGCGACGAGTTGAACTACGAGATAGACGGCGTCGTCATCAAGGTGAACGACCGCGAGAAGTGCGAGGAGTTGGGCGCGACGGCCCGCTCCATCCGCTGGGCGTTCGCCTACAAGTTCCCCGCGCGGACCGAGGTGACGACGGTCCAGAACATCGTCGTGCAGGTCGGACGCACGGGACGGCTCACGCCGGTCGCCCTCCTCGACCCAGTCGACGTCGGCGGCGTCACCGTCTCGCGGGCGACGCTACACAACGCCGACGAGATAGCCGAACTCGGCGTCAGCGTCGGCGACAGAGTCCGTATCAAGCGGGCGGGCGACGTGATTCCCTACGTCGAGGAAGTCGTCGAAAACGGCGAGGAGGGTCACTTCGAGTTCCCCGAGCACTGTCCGGTCTGCGGGAGCGCCGTCGAGCGCGACGGCCCCATCGCCTACTGCACCGGCGGACTCGCGTGCGACGCCCAACTCGAACGCGCCATCGAACACTACGCGAGCAGGGACGCCCTCGACATCGAGGGACTCGGCGGCGAACGGGTCCAGCAGTTGCTCGACGCCGGCCTCGTCGAGAGCCTCCCCGGTCTCTACGACCTCACGCGCGAGGAACTCGCCGAACTCGACGGCTGGGGGGAGACGAGCGCCGACAACCTCGTCTCGGAACTCGAAGCCGCGAAGGCGCCGGCTCTCCCGGAGTTCCTGACCGCCATCGGCATCCCCGACGTGGGACTGGCGACCGCGCGCGACCTCGCCAACGAGTTCGGGAGCTTGGACGCCGTGATGGACGCCGACGCCGAGGGGTTGGAGGCGGTCGACGGCATCGGGTCGACCGTCGCCGGAAAAGTTCGGGAGTTCTTCGAGAGCGAGGAGAACCGCGAGACCATCGCGGCGCTGCGCGAGCGTGGTGTCGAACCCCAAGAGCACGAAACGGAGAACGGCGGCGACGAACTCAGCGGACTGACGTTCGTGTTCACGGGCGCGATGTCGGTGACGCGCGACGATGCCGAGGCGCTCGTGCAGGCGCACGGCGCAAATGCAACAGGAAGCGTCTCGGGCAACACCGACTACCTCGTCGTCGGCGACAGCCCCGGACAGTCGAAGTTGGACGACGCCGACGCGAACGACGTGCCGGTGCTAGAGGAGGACGAGTTCGCCGAGTTGCTGGCGGAGTACGACGTCGAGTACGAGCCGTAG
- a CDS encoding excinuclease ABC subunit C has translation MDASGVRERVTELPSEPGVYQFLADDAVLYVGKAVDLRSRVRSYADPRSDRIRRMVRRADGVDFAVTDTETQALLLEANLIKRHQPKYNVRLKDDKSYPLVQLTDHPVPRIDVTRDPEEGATVFGPYTDKGRVDVVVKALRETYGVRGCSDHKYSGRDRPCLDYEMGLCTAPCTGEISEEAYREDADSVVRFFEGETGVLADPLRRAMEEAAQNREFERAANLRDKLDAVESFHGGGGEAVSGRSREREVDVLGAAIEGDTATVARLHSERGQLVDRSRHRLQAPEGEDRVAEVLSAFIPQYYAERRLPDALLLSERPEDGELLAWLEAEGVGVRVPGAGREAKLVELALKNARRGPARGDELGALADALGIPRPTRIEGFDVSHAQGKAVVGSDVCFVDGSAEKSDYRRKKLPDRNDDYANMRELIRWRAERAVDGRDDRPDPDLLLVDGGDGQLGAARDALREVGWDVPAIALAKDEELVITDSGVYNWPSDAPHLHVLQRVRDEAHRFAVSYHQTLRDDVKTVLDDVPGVGPATRRNLLRRFGSVDNIRTASAGDLRDVPGVGEKTATALKRRLSGGQ, from the coding sequence ATGGACGCGAGCGGCGTTCGCGAACGCGTAACCGAGTTACCGAGTGAGCCGGGCGTCTACCAGTTTCTGGCCGACGACGCCGTCCTCTACGTGGGGAAGGCCGTCGACCTGAGAAGCCGCGTCCGGTCGTACGCCGATCCCCGAAGCGACCGCATCCGGCGGATGGTCCGGCGGGCCGACGGAGTCGACTTCGCCGTCACCGACACCGAGACGCAGGCGCTGCTGCTGGAGGCGAACCTCATCAAGCGCCACCAGCCCAAGTACAACGTCCGCCTCAAGGACGACAAGTCCTACCCGCTGGTCCAGTTGACCGACCACCCCGTCCCGCGGATCGACGTGACGCGCGACCCGGAGGAGGGAGCGACGGTGTTCGGACCGTACACCGACAAGGGGAGGGTGGACGTGGTCGTGAAGGCGCTCCGCGAGACCTACGGCGTCCGCGGCTGTTCGGACCACAAGTACAGCGGACGCGACCGACCCTGTCTCGACTACGAGATGGGTCTCTGTACGGCCCCCTGTACCGGCGAGATATCGGAGGAGGCGTATCGGGAGGACGCGGACTCGGTCGTACGGTTCTTCGAGGGCGAGACGGGCGTACTCGCCGACCCGCTCCGGCGGGCGATGGAGGAAGCCGCGCAGAATCGGGAGTTCGAGCGCGCCGCGAACCTCCGCGACAAACTCGACGCCGTCGAGTCGTTCCACGGCGGCGGCGGCGAGGCCGTCTCCGGGCGGAGTCGTGAGCGCGAAGTCGACGTTCTCGGCGCGGCCATCGAGGGCGACACGGCGACCGTCGCCCGCCTGCACAGCGAACGCGGACAGTTGGTCGACCGGTCTCGGCACCGTCTGCAAGCGCCCGAGGGCGAGGACAGAGTCGCCGAGGTTCTCTCGGCGTTTATCCCCCAGTACTACGCCGAGCGCCGGCTTCCCGACGCGCTGTTGCTCTCGGAGCGACCCGAAGACGGCGAACTGCTGGCGTGGCTCGAAGCCGAGGGCGTCGGCGTCCGCGTCCCGGGCGCGGGCCGGGAGGCGAAACTCGTCGAACTCGCGCTGAAAAACGCCCGACGCGGCCCCGCCCGCGGCGACGAACTCGGCGCACTGGCGGACGCGCTCGGCATTCCGCGGCCGACGCGAATCGAGGGATTCGACGTGAGCCACGCGCAAGGGAAGGCCGTCGTCGGCAGCGACGTGTGCTTCGTCGACGGAAGCGCCGAAAAGTCCGACTACCGGCGGAAGAAGCTCCCCGACAGAAACGACGACTACGCGAACATGCGGGAGTTGATTCGCTGGCGGGCCGAACGCGCCGTCGATGGCCGCGACGACAGACCGGACCCCGACCTGCTGCTCGTCGACGGCGGCGACGGCCAGTTGGGCGCGGCGCGGGACGCGCTTCGGGAGGTCGGCTGGGACGTTCCCGCCATCGCGCTGGCGAAGGACGAGGAGTTGGTCATCACCGACTCGGGGGTGTACAACTGGCCGAGCGACGCCCCGCACCTCCACGTGCTCCAGCGCGTCCGCGACGAAGCCCACCGATTCGCCGTCTCCTATCACCAGACGCTCCGCGACGACGTGAAGACCGTCCTCGACGACGTTCCCGGCGTCGGTCCGGCGACGCGACGGAATCTGCTCAGACGTTTCGGGAGCGTCGACAACATCCGCACGGCGTCGGCGGGCGACCTCCGCGACGTGCCGGGCGTCGGCGAGAAGACGGCGACGGCGCTCAAACGGCGGCTCTCGGGCGGGCAGTAG
- a CDS encoding ABC transporter permease subunit, with protein MSWQAIAQKDFEDAVRSRWVLGLTAFFVLLIAAAAYFVRPGPGQTFSSNQLLGMVSGTIVTTLIPLIALVMAYGAVVGERDSGSLKLLLSLPHSRADVVFGKVAGRSLALAVPIVVGFIVPALLLALGPLQFDAGSYVGYTLLTVFLGVVFVAIAVGFSAAMSSQRLAVAGAIALYFLFVPLWGAVRFPLQLYLGMGGGPSWLPVSGQDLFTAFQLLNPNAAFKIISEAFLGGQLFAGQSARLQLAAAGMLLVWLAVPPLLGFLRFDAADL; from the coding sequence ATGAGCTGGCAAGCGATCGCGCAGAAGGATTTCGAGGACGCCGTCCGCTCGCGGTGGGTGCTCGGTCTCACCGCGTTCTTCGTGCTGCTCATCGCGGCCGCGGCGTACTTCGTCCGCCCCGGTCCCGGTCAGACGTTCAGCTCCAACCAACTGCTCGGGATGGTCAGCGGGACGATCGTAACGACGCTCATCCCGCTCATCGCGCTCGTGATGGCCTACGGTGCCGTCGTCGGCGAACGCGATTCGGGCTCTCTGAAGCTCCTGCTCTCGCTGCCGCACTCCCGCGCCGACGTGGTGTTCGGCAAAGTCGCCGGCCGCTCGCTGGCGTTGGCGGTGCCCATCGTCGTCGGATTCATCGTCCCGGCGCTTCTGCTGGCGCTCGGCCCGCTGCAGTTCGACGCCGGTTCGTACGTCGGCTACACGCTCCTGACGGTGTTCCTCGGGGTGGTGTTCGTCGCCATCGCCGTCGGTTTCTCCGCGGCGATGTCCTCGCAGCGACTCGCCGTCGCCGGCGCTATCGCGCTGTACTTCCTGTTCGTCCCGCTGTGGGGGGCGGTTCGCTTCCCGCTGCAGCTGTACCTCGGGATGGGGGGTGGACCGTCGTGGCTCCCGGTCTCCGGTCAGGACCTGTTCACCGCGTTCCAACTGCTGAACCCGAACGCGGCGTTCAAAATCATCTCCGAGGCGTTCCTCGGCGGACAGCTGTTCGCCGGACAGAGCGCGCGGCTGCAACTCGCCGCCGCCGGGATGCTCCTGGTGTGGCTCGCGGTGCCGCCGCTTCTCGGTTTCCTGCGGTTCGACGCGGCCGACCTCTGA
- a CDS encoding pyridoxal-phosphate-dependent aminotransferase family protein, with translation MDEEFLLLNPGPVPVTDEVLESMAEPMVSHRSAEFEAVYERAQDGLDYVFTQSTLSGESTADDGTSLILNGTATMGMEAAVANLVGDGGEVVSLVNGKFGRRFARIADRYASVTRVEADWGDSIPVDEVEEAVTDDTDVVTMVHNETSTGLLNPAEAVGEIAADHDAIFVMDGVTSIGGDEIRLDDWNVDIAITDAQKALAAPPGVSAMYVRERAVEAFDGESAPFYEDLDWHLRKAESHQTPFTSAVPLFRALAVAVEEIEAEGMAERIARHRRQSAAFREGFRAMGLESFPDADGPTEFSNTLTAISLPEEIRGDASSEFFDAVKDRNVSISGGQAHLGGEIFRVSNMGHLTSEQILRGIRTVGEAMDEVGVDVDVEAGLETAEEQLETATATTSDD, from the coding sequence ATGGACGAGGAGTTCCTCCTTTTGAACCCCGGCCCGGTCCCGGTCACCGACGAGGTGCTGGAGTCGATGGCCGAACCGATGGTCTCGCACCGATCCGCCGAGTTCGAAGCAGTGTACGAGCGCGCGCAGGACGGACTCGACTACGTTTTCACGCAGTCGACGCTCTCCGGCGAGTCGACCGCAGACGACGGAACGTCGCTGATTCTCAACGGCACCGCGACGATGGGGATGGAGGCTGCGGTCGCCAACCTCGTCGGTGATGGGGGAGAGGTCGTCTCGCTCGTCAACGGGAAGTTCGGCCGCCGCTTCGCCCGCATCGCCGACCGCTACGCGTCGGTGACGCGCGTCGAAGCCGACTGGGGCGACTCCATCCCGGTTGACGAAGTGGAGGAGGCCGTCACCGACGACACCGACGTGGTGACGATGGTCCACAACGAGACCAGTACTGGCCTCTTGAACCCCGCCGAAGCGGTCGGCGAAATCGCCGCCGACCACGACGCCATCTTCGTGATGGACGGCGTGACGAGCATCGGCGGCGACGAGATCCGACTCGACGACTGGAACGTCGATATCGCCATCACAGATGCACAGAAGGCGCTGGCCGCGCCGCCGGGCGTCAGCGCGATGTACGTCCGCGAGCGAGCGGTCGAGGCGTTCGACGGCGAGTCCGCGCCCTTCTACGAGGACCTCGACTGGCACCTCCGCAAAGCCGAGAGCCACCAGACGCCCTTCACGAGCGCCGTCCCGCTGTTCCGCGCGCTCGCGGTCGCCGTCGAGGAGATCGAAGCGGAGGGAATGGCCGAGCGCATCGCGCGACACCGCCGTCAGTCCGCGGCGTTCCGCGAGGGGTTCCGCGCGATGGGGCTGGAGTCGTTCCCCGACGCCGACGGCCCGACCGAGTTCTCGAACACGCTCACCGCCATCTCGCTGCCCGAGGAGATTCGCGGCGACGCGTCGAGTGAATTCTTCGACGCGGTCAAGGACCGCAACGTCAGCATCTCCGGCGGGCAGGCGCACCTCGGCGGCGAAATCTTCCGCGTGAGCAACATGGGTCACCTGACGAGCGAGCAGATTCTCCGCGGGATTCGCACGGTGGGCGAGGCGATGGACGAGGTCGGCGTCGACGTGGATGTCGAGGCGGGACTGGAGACGGCCGAGGAACAGTTGGAGACCGCGACCGCGACGACCTCTGACGACTGA